A single Amphiprion ocellaris isolate individual 3 ecotype Okinawa chromosome 1, ASM2253959v1, whole genome shotgun sequence DNA region contains:
- the LOC111581978 gene encoding Golgi apparatus protein 1-like, with protein sequence MAAYSRSPLLLLFSSVFLCGFGSVLGLEPVGGPPEPPILTVWTPDPPASDAPSLAADGWKLWEACREDLTRLCPELTWTNDLAVLECLQDRRELSGDCKVEVQRILHQRALDVKLNPELQKECMTDLGKWCPEDTEPGQELECLQDHLEDLVSACRDVVGNLTELESEDIQIDALLIRACEPVIQAHCHDVADNQDGDLMECLVQNKHQKEMNDKCAVGVTNFQLIQMKDFRFSYKFKMACKEDVLRLCPNIKKKVDVVICLSTTVRNDTLQDAREQRVSLKCRKQLRVEELEMSEDIRLVPEFYDSCKFDISRLCPNVAFGNAQVIECLKEQKKQLSQRCHQRIFRLQEVEMSDPELDYQLMRVCKQMIKRFCIETSSRYLFECLKQNKNSELMDWKCKQMVIKRQITQNTDYRLNPVLRRVCRADIPKFCQSVLNKATVDSELEGQVIACLKLQYPDQRLSPDCEDQIREILQESALDYRLDPQLQIHCSDEISRLCDEEAAAQEQTGQVLECLKNNLLEIKREGCIMEVVNMLKQSKADIFVDPVLSTSCALDIKHHCNDIPPFGGRQMSCLMEALQEGSVSLQPECQKRLQDRIDMWSYAATRTGVEPLCCPTDQFWTHEDRIPSETTRSTIRWIIFIAQSTLDWFPRLLPYI encoded by the exons ATGGCGGCGTACAGTCGCTCTCCGCTGctgctcctcttctcctccGTGTTTCTCTGCGGCTTCGGCTCGGTCCTCGGCCTGGAGCCTGTCGGCGGCCCTCCAGAGCCCCCCATCCTGACCGTCTGGACCCCCGATCCCCCGGCGAGTGACGCACCTTCCCTCGCCGCCGACGGCTGGAAGCTGTGGGAGGCCTGCCGGGAGGACCTGACCCGCCTCTGTCCCGAGCTCACCTGGACCAACGACCTGGCCGTGCTGGAGTGTCTGCAGGACCGCAGAGAG ttaTCTGGGGACTGTAAGGTGGAGGTTCAGAGGATTCTCCACCAGAGGGCGCTGGACGTGAAGTTGAACCCGGAGCTGCAGAAAGAATGCATGACCGACCTCGGAAAGTGGTGCCCGGAGGACACCGAACCTGGACAG GAGTTGGAGTGTCTGCAGGATCATCTGGAGGATCTGGTGTCGGCCTGCAGGGACGTGGTGGgaaacctgacagagctggagTCAGAG GACATCCAGATTGACGCTCTGCTCATCAGAGCCTGTGAACCCGTCATCCAGGCCCACTGCCAT gatgtAGCCGATAACCAGGACGGTGATCTGATGGAGTGTTTGGTTCAGAATAAACACCAGAAGGAGATGAACGACAAGTGTGCAGTCGGTGTTACGAATTTCCAGCTG ATTCAAATGAAGGATTTCCGGTTCTCCTACAAGTTCAAGATGGCCTGCAAGGAGGACGTTCTGCGTTTGTGTCCAAACATCAAGAAAAA GGTCGACGTCGTCATCTGTCTCAGCACCACGGTGAGGAACGATACGCTGCAGGACGCCCGAGAGCAGCGAGTTTCTCTCAAGTGTCGCAAACAGCTGCGAGTGGAAGAGCTGGAGATG TCGGAGGATATTCGACTGGTACCGGAGTTTTATGATTCCTGTAAGTTTGACATCAGTCGTCTGTGTCCCAACGTGGCCTTTGGAAACGCTCAG gTGATCGAGTGTCTGAAGGAGCAGAAGAAGCAGCTCAGTCAACGTTGCCACCAGAGGATCTTCAGGCTGCAGGAGGTGGAGATGAGCGACCCAGAGCTCGACTACCAGCTGATGAGAGTCTGCAAGCAGATGATCAAG CGGTTCTGTATTGAGACAAGTTCCAGGTACCTCTTTGAGTGTCTGAAGCAGAACAAGAACAGCGAGCTGATGGATTGGAAGTGTAAACAGATGGTCATCAAGAGACAAATCACACAGAACACAG acTACAGATTGAACCCGGTGCTGAGGAGAGTTTGTCGAGCCGACATCCCAAAGTTCTGTCAGTCCGTCCTTAACAAGGCGACCGTGGACAGCGAGCTGGAGGGTCAAGTCATCGCCTGCCTCAAGCTGCAAtatcccgaccag AGGTTGTCTCCAGACTGTGAGGACCAGATCAGAGAGATTCTGCAGGAGTCGGCGCTCGACTACAGACTGGACCCTCAGCTGCAGATACACTGCTCAGATGAG ATCTCCAGATTGTGTGATGAGGAGGCGGCGGCTCAGGAGCAGACCGGTCAGGTGTTGGAGTGTCTGAAAAACAACCTGCTGGAAATCAAACGAGAGGGCTGTATAATG gAAGTCGTGAACATGCTGAAGCAGAGTAAGGCGGACATCTTTGTGGACCCGGTCCTCTCCACATCCTGCGCTCTGGACATCAAACACCACTGTAACGACATCCCACCTTTCGGAGGACGAC AGATGTCGTGTCTGATGGAGGCGTTACAGGAAGGGAGCGTTAGCCTGCAGCCTGAGTGTCAGAAAAGACTTCAAGATCGAATTGACATGTGGAGCTACGCTGCGACG CGTACAGGTGTGGAGCCGCTCTGCTGTCCGACGGACCAGTTCTGGACACATGAGGATAGGATCCCGTCTGAAACCACCAGATCTACTATTAGGTGGATCATTTTTATCGCGCAGTCGACCCTTGATTGGTTTCCACGTCTCCTCCCTTACATTTAG